In Malus sylvestris chromosome 16, drMalSylv7.2, whole genome shotgun sequence, the following are encoded in one genomic region:
- the LOC126608879 gene encoding uncharacterized protein LOC126608879 has translation MEHTVQESDPGSRHEGKGKERAGSVPWKDLRVATRPKDFGDINNCLAGRRFAFDELGEPLAKDESDCDRMLKLSSYVMAEYHDRLQEVERYKAKLKENKQLVDEARRNKGLLTQALQLKDETMESLKRRNGENLRLKKLFEATKKQLEVATLEVSKVRGELDGALVEISELEKSIPTEREAAVQEYLSSSTFHLAIKPYCAQEARFEKRKWMAVLDRYDDGSILRKYHEDIDEHHRKGETFVLAVDPSSEDESDNEGSADAQTQHGEEDLGDAEDDGRTRNDTARGSASDENE, from the exons ATGGAGCACACTGTCCAGGAAAGTGATCCTGGTTCCCGCCATGAggggaaaggcaaggaaagagctggcagtgtcccgtggaaggacttgagggttgccacgcggccaaaggattttggggatatcaacaattgcttggcagggcgtcgattcgccttcgatgagctcggagagcccttagctaaggatgaatcggattgcgaccggatgttgaagctgtcttcatat gtcatggccgagtatcacgacagactgcaagaggttgagcggtacaaggcaaaactgaaggagaataagcagcttgtggacgaggcccgaaggaataagggacttttgactcaggctctccaactgaaggacgaaaccatggagagcttgaaaaggcgaaatggtgagaacctaaggcttaagaaattgtttgaggcaactaaaaaacagttggaggtggctaccttggaagtatccaaggttaggggagaattggatggtgccttagttgagatttctgaactggagaagagcattccaactgaaagggaggctgctgtgcaagaatacttaagttcttcgacctttcatcttgctattaaaccctactgtgctcaagaagctcgctttgaaaaaaggaaatggatggccgtccttgatcgttatgatgatgggagcattcttcgaaaataccacgaagatatagatgagcatcatcgaaagggcgagacatttgtccttgctgttgatcctagcagcgaagatgagtctgataatgaaggtagtgctgatgcacagactcagcatggtgaagaggatcttggggatgcagaggatgatggtaggacgcggaatgatactgccaggggttcggcttcagatgagaatgaatag